attaaaataaacgagGAACAAACAACACTTTGTACAAGTCATTCATTTATTCTTTACAGATTGCTTCAATGCAGCCAGCCTTCATATCCTGGCATCACCTTCAATCAAACTCCTCGCGTCGGCTTCGCTTCACTGCAGTGTGCATTTTCTTTTGCTGCAGGCGTTCTCGGTTCATTTTGTCCatcctgaaaagagaaacaatgTTAATTTGCTCTGGAGGCAAATTGTAAGGTTACGGCATCTCTGAtcaaatagtttgtaaacatgaagacaACTGGATATGGGAAAATGAGCATGAAGCTAATATCTGTTATCATCCAAAATCCAAGAAGTGACGCCAATATCACAACCCTCTTAGAGCAGAGTGCGGTTAGATTGTTTGCTACGGGAAGGATCAGCATCTGAAATAGTATAATTGAGGGCTAGTGCATTGCTGTGTCGTGGTACAAGGTAATGATCCCAGTTTTAAATGAGCTCTTGGCAGCCCTGATCAGATCCTGGTGTCACAGGAAGATTACCTGTAGCGTCGGAGAGCCACGTCTTCTTGGGAAGGCTGCTTGTGTTTCACGCTGGCAGCAGCGATCATGTCTCGGATCTTCTGCAAACAGTCAGACAGATTGCGCATCTGGTACCGGCTCACTTCCGAGGTGACGATCAGCTCCCCACTTCTGTTTATTCGGTTTGTATGCtgagatgcaaaataaataaataaaaacataactaacAGGGTTTTAACAGCCAGTTCTGAGGCCTGACCTATTACATGTAGTGCTCAAAACAGTAGAACATATTAAAGTCcctgatatttatttacttacaaaaaaaaaaagttcacacaCCTCCTCAATTTTGTAAATGTTCCAGTGTCACGCAGCTGTGTACTATGTCACGCTGCTATCCCCTGATGTATGCAATTCatggtatttttttgtaagtaaaactaaggctacgattttgtcacagaggtcatGGAAATcctgaaaatcgtgaatttgaatgtAGTCTTGGACGCCTGAAAATGGATGTGAAACACATTTGATGaggcgcttcctttatttcctttaaaaaatgtactgaaaatactAATCTGCGAgtgtctgtaaattgtttggttgtgtattcacgcagcatttatgtgtagctgtgtaggtcagcgaatgagataacTGAGCGAGCAAGTATGTAAATTGGTGacagctaaaagaaaaacaattgtgagagctgttttctgtaaagaaagaACAACAATGCATCGGAGAACAGAAGTTTTCCAACTTAGAGGCTCTTTTTACAACATTCTATTTCCGAATCGTGGAAAACTCGAAATCCTGGttcactctaaagtaacatttaaacttgccagcagtcaaaagcaagtctttatattattggttctggtgtactatttaaatgctcttgtgtatgttgatgtagctaaacctacatttggacaactttccgtgaattcttgtttttttgccgcaccttgccagtaaaacgaactaaaaagtactgcatcaaaatcatagccttataacaaactaattagaccaatgtctgactttattcatgttttcatcgtatagcacagattcatagaggtgttttttgttaagctttcatttcagttacaagttaaaatatttaccctttacacaccagctgttagttaactttcacatttcttcaatgttattagcagtcagctcaagtgaatatgtaatcttagtattgatgttacctgagaaatactcttttgtcgcacatcttcaggaatccaatcagctgtttgtatgtggaaccggacttcagcttttgtgtttactagaacaaaatgtgaaaaatgtactataacacaaaagtagctgactctctataacctgtgatgttgttgcctgtctagttaactctgtggagaatacttccccacaacagtgctcctgatcaccctgtacattaaatgaaatttataattaaagttcgggaggagggtcagacaccaatctccgcatcaccaaattgaatcattcaatttacacattagctaatttaaattgttagcactataaataccctcttcacttatctctcagttgcgttttgatttcatcgtacatgcacgcatcatggtctgcattctggattattccgtttcgacggatgacgatctgtttgctgtttccccggagccgagatccacgcaaccagttcaaccagcccttcccgggccaactccaccacaactttggtcggcggtattaccactccaaacttctctgcccagatgtcagcttctcctgtctgctgtggctcccgcctggccactgttcctccgcaactcctgaaatcagagactggacgatctcccggatccagctttatcttcgtagcaacaacatcccattcaaatctacagcacgtaaggagaatttgtttactttatttcatccttcccgtcgcaggcgctatgacgtcagcactgatcgttgctttacccagtgttgccaagtgtaacgacaaaacaagcccaacccatgtcagtatgggtgttttacaaattccaacccgcgactcaagaagctagcccaatttccgcgtattataagcggacttgaaacacctcgcccgcaccgactgcatctccacgaagcgcttctactaccggaaaaatccgaaagcaggaccatcgcacctgtcaatcaaaggctcatttagcagttcctgagcattctggctccaactataacctttcaggttacctcccctcactgcaggcgtccagcaggcccctgcagtgacctctttggccactatgggcgtccagcaggccctcatagtgatcctttctctgtgaaatgcttttctttctgcgcttcagcagttttgagcatttgtttctagagattgtttttacagttaggagcggctgctcccgcgatctatcctgggggtttcgacacccgccactgttgtataatatgcatctgtaacctttctggttacaccccctcatcactgcaggcgtccagcaggcccctgcagtgatctctttggccactatgggcgtccagcaggcccccatagtgctcccttcacctctaactataacctttctggttcccctccctcactgcaggcgtccagcaggcccctgcaatgacctctttggccactatgggcatccagcaggcccccatagtgctcccttcacctctaactataacctttctggttcacttccctcactgcaggttccctaacctttctggttcccttccctcactgctcatcggcagttttgagcatttgtatccagagattgttttgccagatttgtaataacttcattgaaggaacctgtgctattctgcctgtaacttccttcatttccgctcaccgtaactccatcacatccagcatcaacagtccctcacgaagattgctccctgcaatatgcaaatcgaccacgccatattcttaatcaaaattgctgggaaaaacgcatgactggctaaagccaatatatcaaacacatttaaaatcatgcccattgagcctgtcctcaggggattgtattttttatatttccacttttctgtccggtcccccccccccccccccaaaacttttcacaatatatccgagcatcttgttggcctttttacagcttccccacattgtctagatgaaggcatatctgagtcaacataaactcctaggtcattttcaaagattccttcaatttcagtatcttccatatgatatttataatgcacatttttcttgcctgtgtgcagtactttacacttctctattaaatgtcatttgccatgtgcttgctcagttctgaatgctgtctagatcattttgaatgaccttcgctgctgcaacagtgtttgccactccacctatttttgtgttgtgtgcaaatttaacaagtctgcttactatgccataatctaaatcattatgtagattaggaatagcagaggacctaatactgatccctgtaatacaccactggttacattgctctatttttgatgtctcctctaatcagtaattacagttgggtgcggctgctcccgcattccccaccccccatcactgcaggcccctgcagtgacctcgctggccactatgggcgtccagcaggcccccatagtgctcccttctctgtcaaacggttttctaccagctgcgagcttcaacagggccccactgcccccttctattccttacctccgcggtcttccaaatgtaaccttttaggttaccctcccctcactgcaggcattcagcaggcccctgcagtgacctccccggccgccatgggtgtccagcacgaccccatagtggtctcttctctgtgagatgcttttcttctttcagcttaccggcagtttattcaaacactttcaaaaccattcccatttctttgaatatcagtcagggc
The DNA window shown above is from Acipenser ruthenus chromosome 17, fAciRut3.2 maternal haplotype, whole genome shotgun sequence and carries:
- the LOC131697997 gene encoding large ribosomal subunit protein mL62-like, coding for MTSHTNRINRSGELIVTSEVSRYQMRNLSDCLQKIRDMIAAASVKHKQPSQEDVALRRYRMDKMNRERLQQKKMHTAVKRSRREEFD